Sequence from the Hoplias malabaricus isolate fHopMal1 chromosome 10, fHopMal1.hap1, whole genome shotgun sequence genome:
GCAAGTGAATCCTGCCAGTCTGAGAGTGTGACAAGTGGAGCTTCGTCTTTGCTGTGAGGTTCATCCTCTAGAACAGTGACTTTGCGCTGAATCTGGGAGGAAGAGCTAATATCAGTGAGAGCCTTCTTGCTGCTTTCCCCGTTTGTTCCATCTGGTCCCTcctctttgtctttctccttTTGTGTTACTGGCTCTGCGACAGTCTCAGGGTCATTAGAAGGCTTCTCTTCCCCTGCCTCAGAAACACTGTCAGTTGGTTTACCTGCAGGTGACTGCTGAGGGGGTCTCTGGTCTTCGTCTTTCCTCCGCTCCAGACTAGATGAGGGCACTACAGGTtcgtcattctctctcttctctgacaATTTCTTCTTTCCTGATGCCTGAGTGGGCTGCTTCCATTTGTGTGACTGCAATAAGTATGGTTTGCTCTCAAAATGGGTTTGAATGTGTTCTGTGGTGTCACCACCACCAATACTCCAATGCACGAGGCCACTGTCAAATTCCTGAAGTCTCCCAAGCTTGCCCGAGCAGTCCACTACAAATGGGTCCTTCTTTTTAACCACTTTTAAGGGAAGTCTGTCAAACTTGCTTGCCTGTTTTGGCTTTTCCTGGGGCACAGCTAGGTCCTGGACAGGGGACTCTGAGGTTTTGGTGTCTGTATTAGTGACTTTCTCCATCGCTTTAATATCATCTTCTTTCTTTGATTCATTTGACCTCTGCTCTGACTTTATTTGAGGCTGCACTGCTGAAACACATTCTTCTTGCTGCTGTGATGATGGGTTTTCTTCATCtccttcatcctcctcttccgTTCCATCATCTTCATCCATATCTTCTAATGGACCCTCTTCATCCTCAGCATTCTCTTCTTTTCTGAGAGCATTGGGATCCAGCAGGGTTCTTTGTCCAGGATCACCAACTTCATATTCCCTCAGAATGCCAAAGATTTCAATGAGGCAACGCCTAAAATACTCCACAATTAGTTCCAAGAAGCCAGGGAGCTGTAAGAGagacaaatgtacaaataagATATTGTGCCTCAGCATGGAAGGAAAAACAATACTGATGTAATAATTCTTTTGTGCAATGCTTTGTCATAACTTACTTGAATAAGGTTAAAATTCGAGATACTGTTGTCATCATACAGTAGAATGTTGATGGTGTCTAAAGCCCAAGTGCTCTCAGCCAAAAGACCTGATTTTAGTGACATCATTACTCGCCATGCCTCTGGTGTGCCTGTAGAGGAATAAAATTTCAGATAAATATTTGTGGGTGACGGACAGACAggccgaaaaaaaaaaaaaaacaaaaataaaaacccaccacctttgaggttatcatccaaaaCCTACTGTTACTTTAGCTAGTATGCTGATGATTTAATGAATCCTTGTGATTGATCAAAGAAATTATCTAAAATACTGTTCTAGATAAGACATTATTCCAACAAACTACAAAAAAAGTTTCTTTTCACTACAGAAGACTAAAATAGAGAAAAATGAGGACCAGTACAACCTTTACTACATTTTTCTTCCAAacacataaaaatgtttatgtgATGACTGTCTATATTTCTGCAGTTGAACAAGAAGAATATGTCCCTTACCAATATCTTTCATTGTTAGACGTCTGCGAGTCTTGAGAACAGGTTGTGTGGCCTCCACTGACCCTGGAGGGAATGGTGGGTCTCTTCTCATCAGTGGAGGTTGGACAGGTGAAGCAATAATGTGGGATGCAGGAACTGGGGGACCTGCCTTATGCATCTTGATGCTGCTCTGCATGTAAGGAGATTTACTGGGGGAAGTTCTGCTCTCCATGGAACGGGGCATTGGCGTAGGGCTGGACACCTGCGGAATGTGGTTCTGCATGGTTTGGGGAGACTGGTAGTTAGACTGCAGAGATCTGCTCATGGGAGGACCAGCCCCAGCTGGGCCATAGGGGGGTTGCCGTGGCCCTGGCCACTGACCCTCATGGTTCATGCGTTGTTCAGACGTCATCATCTCTTCAGATCGATTCATGCCGTGGTATCCAGGGCCTTGTGCAGGTCCACCAGGAGGACCTTGTCGGTTTGGATAGTTAGGGTAGCCTATTTCACCTCGTCCTTGCCACATCCCACTCTGGGGGCCATCTGGGGCAGGCTGCATTGAACTACCCATCATCTGAGGGGGGATAGAGCCCTGAGAGTTAGGGCCTGACCCACCTTGCATTCGATCCCTTCCAAAGGGAAAGGGGAACTGGTTTTGTGGTCCAGGAGGACGGCGTTCTGATCCAGGGTAAGAACTGCCATACTGGTTGAACATCTCCTGCTGACCTGATGATGGGCCAGTAGGAGGAGCCTGAggttgctgctgttgttgctggCCACTGAATGGCGCACTATACATCTCACCATCGTGATGACGTTTTGCCGGAGGGTAACCTCCCTCTCCTGGTCTCTTGTAATTCTGATTAAAAAGAAGTTACATTAACATTAATGCAAATTCAACAcgagaagtaaaaaaaaaaaaaaaaaaaaaaaaaaaaaaccctatgaATTACGTTAATGTAAGACTGGTATTTTCATAAATGTATTTCTCACCTAATTTTAAGTGTggtttaaaaatacacaacccTCAATTATGAAAttcttaaaattaaaatcacTTACTGACTGCTGCTGTGGAAATATTCCTGGTTGCTGATTTGGGTAAGAGCCACCAGGAGGCGCACCTTGGCCAGGATATTGATTACCATAGGAATCATGCCTGCAAGAGACACCAAATGTTACTCGGAATATTCAACAGCACTGACCAATTCAGCAACCtgaccaatatatatatatatatatatatatatatatatatatatatatatatatatatatatatatatatatatatatatatatctttagcTGACCGTTGTTGCTGTTGTGGGGGGTAGCGATTTGGTGAGTACATCCCAGCATCAGTGTTAGAAGGAATCATGCTTTGCTGTGGTACTCCAGGCCCCATGTTGCCTTCTGGACCCATCCCTGAATCCGGCCTGTACAGCACACCAGAAAATTACTCTCATAACATATTACACAAATCTACCTATTAGTAATCACATATATCCCAACTTAGCATTGTTTAAGGCTGAGAAAGAAATTAAGATCTTGTAGCATTTACCTTCTGTCATAGCCTGGTCCGTATGGGTACTGCTGTCTCTGTCCCATGGGCATATTCCCAATTGAGCTTCCTGGTCCACGGTTAAATTGCTCTCCTAGAGTGCTGTTGGGACCCTGTCCACCAGGCATGAACTGCTCCCCAACTGCAATAACAGTACATGTCATGAACTAAGCTATGTCCACTGGTGAGAAAAATTGTTAATGTATTGCAGTCAGATGTAAATTGAAACTAttcttattttataaaaaataataagttaATTGCACAGTAATTATAAATCCTACCTTTGCGCATGCCACCAAAAGGATCTTTGTTGGGTTCATAAGGGGGCATGCGACCAGGCATTTCTGGAGTGCTCATTCCAGACTGATAGCCGGAGTTTGGCGTCATAGTGTTTCTTCTGGTAAAGGCTGGGTCATTACTGTCAGCGAATGGATCCTGAAGGTTCACACTGCTCCTACGAAACAGACCAGGTAAGGGAATGTTCACAGCcaaacaagattaaaaccacaaaTAAATGGGGAATGACCATGACTCACCTGCCACTTTGCATTGAGGGAATCTGGCTATGCGGTGTTGAAGCAGGAGTAGGAGGTTTCAGGTCTCCACTCTCAGCCATAGAGCTGCTTGTAGACTGAGGGGTCTGTGGACCCTGCAGGGAACCAGATCCAGCTAGATCacaaagaggggaaaaaagccaGTTGGTTaatatcataattttataagCAATATGATCATGAAAAAAGCCCAACTAGTTTGTGGATTGAAGTCTTTACCTGGGGAGGGTGGCTGGATCTTAGGCTGGTTCTTTTTTCCTTCCGCTGACAAGATGTCAGGTGGTGGGTCTTCTCCACGCTCAATTTTGCATTCAAAAGCATATAGACACTGAATGTACTGCTTCTTTAAAGAGCTGGCAGCACTGCTGGAAGTGCCAACATTCAAGCTTGTAGCAAGCTCCCTCCACTTTTTATTCTTGTTCACCTGCAAGCAGGCATATGCCAAAAGGAAATCATTAGCCAGGACATGAACTATCATTGCCAGACAAATATTTCTATGTTATATGCAAACCAACAGCTATTATGGTGTACCAGACATTTCCTAAGTCAATTACTGCctgagaaaatgtgaacatgGGTGGGATTCACTGGACGCTAGTATTCTCACCTGCGTGAGACCTCCAATTTCCTTGACGGACACATAGAGTCGGAAGAGATCTAGAGGCCTGCGGCCCACGGCGGGAAGGTTACTCATGCCCATTGCTTTCTCCTCGATGAATGCTAGGTAACGGTCCACCCACATCTTCCGCTCTGGCTCAGAGCCAAGCTCATACAAACGAGTGATTTTCTCGTTGGTTGTTGTAGATGAACTTGACTTCTAGGTATAAGCAGATTGTTTCACCCAGAATTACACAGTGTGGAAAAACAAAGAGCACTCTAAAGCTTTAGAACAACCactcaaattaaatattatatttaagatGGCCAAGATCTTCACAGGTCAGCCAACAGTAAGCTAAAATCAGagctttgtgttttatatataatttattatatataaaattcaatCTGTAAATTGCTCTCATCTCACAACAAATCCAACAAGTTAAGAGGGTAAAATACAAAGCCTCTGTCAAAGAGTAGTACCCAACTAACTGGAATGCCAGCTGTGGAGTGCACCTTGAATAAACTAAGCAGTGTAGCCTATGAGAAAATTGGTGAACAATTATAAACTAGTCCCTGCAATGACCTGGATTGCTGACAACACTTAGCCTATGAGGGGCAGGACTACAGCTGTCATTTAACACTTGGCACACACCAACTGTGTCTGTGCAACACCCCTACTCACCCAACAAAATTACAATACAAACCCAAAATATGTCAGAGTCTCAATATCTAGCCTTAGATTAGTTTAAATATCTTAGCACACAAAACTCAGCATTCTGCAACAGCTTGTTAGTTCTTGTTAAACGAATTTACCAGCATAGCCAATTCCACCTCTACCAATAACAGCTTACACCATCAAATAGCACTATAGAATAAATGCTAAATGAAAATCTAGTGGAAACACAAGTGAACTAGATAATGGTAGTTGACACTGGCTAGCTACATGGTCCATGGATTCTATTATAACAATCTATTTCACTCAGGTGGCACAATATTGCCTAGGCAGAGGCTAGCACTTTGGAGGCAAGACTTGAAAAAGGCCTGTGTTAAATCAATCACatttaatacaaattaataGCCCATTTTGAACTGTACAGGAAATAAGCTGCAAACCTTTGATTTGGAATCAGTCTTGGGTGTCCCCTCAACCTTGTTATTCATCTTCTGTGCCTGGTTCAGTTTACCATCGATACCAAATTCAGGTCCTGGAGACATCCCTTCAAACAAATGAACAGGCATAAATTTTTGCAATAGTAAAATGAAAGGTTACTGCTGAAGAAACAGCATTGCTGGATAACCAGTAAGAGATATACATAACAGTGCCTTTACCACTGCTGTTGTTGGGCATGTTTCCACCCATAGTGTAGGGTGGTCCCTGGGTGTTCATCATTCCTGGCATACTGTTCATGGAGGGCCCATATGGAGGTCCTGATCCCATCATACTTGGAGACATGTTGGGATAACCTGGCAGCCTATGgatcaaaatatatataaataagtggCCATACAACCTATAAAGAACAGTGTGGGTGTTTTACTTTAAATGAAATAGACTCCGTAGAACAGGGGTCACGAATAGATGGCCCACGGTCCGAGTCCAGACCCAGAGGGTGTGCTATTTGGACCTGTAACTAACTATTAAGAGCTTTTTAACCACATATCACACATGaagctactcagccaatcagacatGTGCATCAGAATGAGCGCTGTGACTCAAATGAGtgacacacagggcagggctcaagacaccgctgtcctggggccagttaCAAAAACCCAAGAGACGTGATAAAAgatcttttgggacactttcagggCGAAAGTGTTATGGGaggtaaaaccagaaacttttattaaaaaaaaaaaaaaaaaaaaaaaaaaaaaaaaaaaatcagggaaCAGTTACAGGTTGAAATTCAATAATGCTGAACATGGATTCCCGTCCGTCAGCATAGAGAGCCAATCAGCATGCTGTTAACAAATAAAGCCCTGCCCTCCAGCAACAAGAACCAATCAGACTGCTGGTTATGTAAAGCAGTCAACTGCAACTAGTCCTTAGATAATaaagtcattagggactttatttacatatttagtaAATTTTccttgaaatgagaaaaggacactttaatttgtgtatttgttatttataatacatttcTAAATCTTGTTGATATAAATTGAAatttaactatataaaatgcTGCTATAACTACAAACATATTTCAATATGCAAGATTTGGCCCTGATCATAATAaaggttatacattatgttctggACCTTGGCTTGAGCACATTTTCTCAAACTGGACCTTTTTTATTAATTAGAAGAATCTGACATCAGGTAAAAGTTTGTGGAAAGATAACCGAGTTTCATCCAGAGGGGTTCAGTGCCTAGCGTGTCTGACCCTACTCTATGCACAGCTTTCTGTCCACAAGCTATCTCTGTGCTGACCTGCTGTAGCTCTGGCCCTGCTGAGATGGCCTAACTCTAaatcactgcaaaaaaaaaaaaaaaaaaaaaaaaaaaaaaaaaaaaacacacaacatttgGACAATACAATTTGAGAATCAACCCTATCACATTCGATGATGGGTTTTAACTCTAGCTGTTAAACCATACTGGCTATCTGCATAATTGTACTAGTGCAAACATCTTGTTATGCAAGCTTACAATGTAGTTACAGTTACACTCAAGTCTGCAGATCATCCCTCAGACTAAGAACTACTGTATTTTAGGCATGATAACTACTTTGGGTGGTTTGACAGAACTTTGATCTACATACCTGTTGTGTATGGAGTTTGTGGCTCCATGCTGCATTCCTGCTGCTTCCTGTGGCTTCCTGTTAAGGCCTGGGGGTGGACACATCCCAGAACCCACCTGTGGAGGCATGTTGCCCATGTTGGGTCCCATGTTCGGGCCCATATTTGGGCCAAAAGGACGAGCACCCATCTGTCCATGGGGCATTCTACCTGGAGGCATGCCAGTATATGGTGGTCCTCCTCCTTGGCCAGGTATAGGATTCATTGATCCTGCCATGCCGGGGCCTGGGTAGTTGGCATTTGGCATGCCACTATAGCCTGGTTGCCTGGGGTAACCTACAGAGACAGGAGGAAAAGTCATTTTAATATGTGGTTAACAGGTACCCTTCTATGCAGCAATGTTTAGAGAGgggaagggaaagaaaaaagtgCATACTACACTGGAGTCAAACACAAAGTGTTAAAAACCAAGAGGATTACCAGTGAAATTTCAAAGCTAACAAACTAAGTCAAGAATCTAAATTAGTTATTATGCTAATCAGATTGCCAGTTAAACATGTTACTAATTTCTTACAGTGCAGTGGTTAGAACACTAACTGGGTGAATAGTTATGTTGCCGTTTACTAAGTATCAACAGGTAGGAATCAACATTTGCCCAAAAAGGTAAGAACTGCATTACTGATAACAAAAACGTAACTGGCAAAATTTGGTTATTCACTAGATAATATGACAACAAAAAGGTTCAAAACAGCTTTGAGCAAGTTTCAGTTCACAAATAATACTTCCCTAAACTAGTGAGACAGTAAAGGAATTGTAATAAATGAACATCCACACAAGCACTCCAGCTGACAAGGAAAATGCTATTAAGTTACTATTCATCAGCCAAGTCTGTGAAggcaaaaaaaatttttttccaTGTCTTAATTGCATGATATTtatgtgaaaatgttttataaaatattatgcaTCTGATTATGCTTCATTCTTCACTTATGGCCCTGTGGAGAGTCTCAGAGTCCCCCATGTGTACTAGAAGGCTAGAGTGGTGCTGTAGCACAGTCACAGTGGCAGTTCAACTGACGTGGGCTGCGCTACGTCAGCTGCCTCTTTTCACCCAGACTAAAAATAGCTGCACTGTGATCCACTGGGCTCTCAGAGAGCAAGGTAGTGAGAGCGAGAGCACAAACTAAAGCCCAGTCCGAAATATGGAGGTCCCCCTATGTAACAAGCCTGTACTGACTTGTTACAACCTTATACTCATCATGATGCATGATAGATGCATGCATTCTGATTGAGTCAGTTTGTCAAAGTACATATGAAAGGTAACTTTGTTAATCAGATCAATAGCAATAAAGCAGGCGTTCATAACTTTTTGCTCACCAGCACAAAAGAGTAGACAAAGAAAAGACAGACTCAAACTCACTGTGCATCTGGAGTTTTCTGCTGCTGTTCAGACTACAGTATACATTTTAACTGTCAGTAAGCTGATGGAATTGGCAGCAACACCATTGCAACAGCAACACTGGATAGTGACTATGGTGAAAAAGCACATCACTAAAGGCTTTTTCTATCCTTCTTAAAGAACAGATAGGCAGAATGACAGATTTACATGATATATGCtgccaaatatttaaataaataaataaacaaccttAGTCCCAACTTCAGACAACATTGTATTTCTTCCATCCTTAACTGTATAAGCATGCACTTTCTTCCCATTTCTTAACCCAGTTcatcttccaatatattccaattaAGTCAAGCCCAATTCCACTCACTGGTTAGGCATCCCCCAATTACACAATGCCATTACACTTGGAGCGTAAAGTGTAGCACTTTCTTAAGATGAGACCTTTTTGTCCCTTTAAATTTCATCAAAATATCAGACTACTAAATGCCAATTCTGTTATGTCAGCT
This genomic interval carries:
- the arid1aa gene encoding AT-rich interactive domain-containing protein 1A isoform X1; its protein translation is MAAQVASAASLNTSPPSELKKPDRDPKEESVPGEKQQENKEPGSESGSPGRGELHDRAEAGNAGGGGGGESEMKNGNGNPSRVNNTQNDGTGPDGNSHPGMVHHHASGFPPPSYGYSQLYGRAPFHQHGGQQSPGMAAAAGPGALSSSMMDPYQANSHEHGFPNHHFNSYGPFPSRAPYPGQGYGLNSPRNPAAPAPKSQPAGGSAAMAASYNNQRYAMGNPQPTSTPTLNQLLTSPSSNRGYTNYPQGDYNSQEGANKGPADMGSGGQYGGGHQSWQQRSHHPPPMSPGNTGQTLGRNQTPASMDQIGKMRGQPYGAGSPYSQQPHQGPPGPQQGPAYPGQGYGPPGPQRYPMGMQGRMQYGQQMASYGQQGPGGYGQQGQQPYYSQQGQGPLSGQQQSPYPQPPPGQPGSQGPYSQQPHPSQSSAPHGQGGSPYQQPHMPQQSQGPMSGPPQGPSQSQTPYSQPTAPQSSQSPYPQQHVPPSQPQQQGGSQAPPVSQAQPSYPANQGPQQTPTQQPPQAPTPASQQPTGHGQMPQGQPTSYPQNASQQQQQSSYQRFPPAQEISQEPFSSQSSAPSSSQPVASSKSSSEDMQGRPSSLPDLSGSIDDLPTGTEGALSPGVSTSGVSSSQGEQSNPAQSPFSPHTSPHLPGIRGPSPSPVGSPASATASRSGPLSPAAMPGNQMPPRPPSGQSDGIMHPAMNQPSGMGQERGFMQRNPQMAPYGSPQSGSALSPRQSSGGQMHGGMGPYQQNNSMGSYGPQGGQYGPQGYPRQPGYSGMPNANYPGPGMAGSMNPIPGQGGGPPYTGMPPGRMPHGQMGARPFGPNMGPNMGPNMGNMPPQVGSGMCPPPGLNRKPQEAAGMQHGATNSIHNRLPGYPNMSPSMMGSGPPYGPSMNSMPGMMNTQGPPYTMGGNMPNNSSGMSPGPEFGIDGKLNQAQKMNNKVEGTPKTDSKSKKSSSSTTTNEKITRLYELGSEPERKMWVDRYLAFIEEKAMGMSNLPAVGRRPLDLFRLYVSVKEIGGLTQVNKNKKWRELATSLNVGTSSSAASSLKKQYIQCLYAFECKIERGEDPPPDILSAEGKKNQPKIQPPSPAGSGSLQGPQTPQSTSSSMAESGDLKPPTPASTPHSQIPSMQSGRSSVNLQDPFADSNDPAFTRRNTMTPNSGYQSGMSTPEMPGRMPPYEPNKDPFGGMRKVGEQFMPGGQGPNSTLGEQFNRGPGSSIGNMPMGQRQQYPYGPGYDRRPDSGMGPEGNMGPGVPQQSMIPSNTDAGMYSPNRYPPQQQQRHDSYGNQYPGQGAPPGGSYPNQQPGIFPQQQSNYKRPGEGGYPPAKRHHDGEMYSAPFSGQQQQQQPQAPPTGPSSGQQEMFNQYGSSYPGSERRPPGPQNQFPFPFGRDRMQGGSGPNSQGSIPPQMMGSSMQPAPDGPQSGMWQGRGEIGYPNYPNRQGPPGGPAQGPGYHGMNRSEEMMTSEQRMNHEGQWPGPRQPPYGPAGAGPPMSRSLQSNYQSPQTMQNHIPQVSSPTPMPRSMESRTSPSKSPYMQSSIKMHKAGPPVPASHIIASPVQPPLMRRDPPFPPGSVEATQPVLKTRRRLTMKDIGTPEAWRVMMSLKSGLLAESTWALDTINILLYDDNSISNFNLIQLPGFLELIVEYFRRCLIEIFGILREYEVGDPGQRTLLDPNALRKEENAEDEEGPLEDMDEDDGTEEEDEGDEENPSSQQQEECVSAVQPQIKSEQRSNESKKEDDIKAMEKVTNTDTKTSESPVQDLAVPQEKPKQASKFDRLPLKVVKKKDPFVVDCSGKLGRLQEFDSGLVHWSIGGGDTTEHIQTHFESKPYLLQSHKWKQPTQASGKKKLSEKRENDEPVVPSSSLERRKDEDQRPPQQSPAGKPTDSVSEAGEEKPSNDPETVAEPVTQKEKDKEEGPDGTNGESSKKALTDISSSSQIQRKVTVLEDEPHSKDEAPLVTLSDWQDSLARRCICVSNIVRSLSFVPGNDLEMSKHPGLLLLLGRLVLLHHWHPERKQAPLTYEKEEEVDEDTGHNKEEWWWDCLELLRENCLVTLANISGQLDFSIYSESICLPLLDGLLHWAVCPSAEAQDPFPTLGLNGALSPQRLVLETLSKLSIQDNNVDLILATPPFSRLEKLFGNLVRLVGDRKVPVCREMAVVLLANLAQGDSMAARAIAVQKGSVGNLLGFLEDSLAATQFQQSQGSLLHMQGTPFEPTSVDMMRRAARALHALAKVEENHSEFTLYESRLLDLSVSPLMNSLVSHVICDVLFLIGQS
- the arid1aa gene encoding AT-rich interactive domain-containing protein 1A isoform X2, with amino-acid sequence MAAQVASAASLNTSPPSELKKPDRDPKEESVPGEKQQENKEPGSESGSPGRGELHDRAEAGNAGGGGGGESEMKNGNGNPSRVNNTQNDGTGPDGNSHPGMVHHHASGFPPPSYGYSQLYGRAPFHQHGGQQSPGMAAAAGPGALSSSMMDPYQANSHEHGFPNHHFNSYGPFPSRAPYPGQGYGLNSPRNPAAPAPKSQPAGGSAAMAASYNNQRYAMGNPQPTSTPTLNQLLTSPSSNRGYTNYPQGDYNSQEGANKGPADMGSGGQYGGGHQSWQQRSHHPPPMSPGNTGQTLGRNQTPASMDQIGKMRGQPYGAGSPYSQQPHQGPPGPQQGPAYPGQGYGPPGPQRYPMGMQGRMQYGQQMASYGQQGPGGYGQQGQQPYYSQQGQGPLSGQQQSPYPQPPPGQPGSQGPYSQQPHPSQSSAPHGQGGSPYQQPHMPQQSQGPMSGPPQGPSQSQTPYSQPTAPQSSQSPYPQQHVPPSQPQQQGGSQAPPVSQAQPSYPANQGPQQTPTQQPPQAPTPASQQPTGHGQMPQGQPTSYPQNASQQQQQSSYQRFPPAQEISQEPFSSQSSAPSSSQPVASSKSSSEDMQGRPSSLPDLSGSIDDLPTGTEGALSPGVSTSGVSSSQGEQSNPAQSPFSPHTSPHLPGIRGPSPSPVGSPASATASRSGPLSPAAMPGNQMPPRPPSGQSDGIMHPAMNQPSGMGQERGFMQRNPQMAPYGSPQSGSALSPRQSSGGQMHGGMGPYQQNNSMGSYGPQGGQYGPQGYPRQPGYSGMPNANYPGPGMAGSMNPIPGQGGGPPYTGMPPGRMPHGQMGARPFGPNMGPNMGPNMGNMPPQVGSGMCPPPGLNRKPQEAAGMQHGATNSIHNRLPGYPNMSPSMMGSGPPYGPSMNSMPGMMNTQGPPYTMGGNMPNNSSGMSPGPEFGIDGKLNQAQKMNNKVEGTPKTDSKSKKSSSSTTTNEKITRLYELGSEPERKMWVDRYLAFIEEKAMGMSNLPAVGRRPLDLFRLYVSVKEIGGLTQVNKNKKWRELATSLNVGTSSSAASSLKKQYIQCLYAFECKIERGEDPPPDILSAEGKKNQPKIQPPSPAGSGSLQGPQTPQSTSSSMAESGDLKPPTPASTPHSQIPSMQSGSVNLQDPFADSNDPAFTRRNTMTPNSGYQSGMSTPEMPGRMPPYEPNKDPFGGMRKVGEQFMPGGQGPNSTLGEQFNRGPGSSIGNMPMGQRQQYPYGPGYDRRPDSGMGPEGNMGPGVPQQSMIPSNTDAGMYSPNRYPPQQQQRHDSYGNQYPGQGAPPGGSYPNQQPGIFPQQQSNYKRPGEGGYPPAKRHHDGEMYSAPFSGQQQQQQPQAPPTGPSSGQQEMFNQYGSSYPGSERRPPGPQNQFPFPFGRDRMQGGSGPNSQGSIPPQMMGSSMQPAPDGPQSGMWQGRGEIGYPNYPNRQGPPGGPAQGPGYHGMNRSEEMMTSEQRMNHEGQWPGPRQPPYGPAGAGPPMSRSLQSNYQSPQTMQNHIPQVSSPTPMPRSMESRTSPSKSPYMQSSIKMHKAGPPVPASHIIASPVQPPLMRRDPPFPPGSVEATQPVLKTRRRLTMKDIGTPEAWRVMMSLKSGLLAESTWALDTINILLYDDNSISNFNLIQLPGFLELIVEYFRRCLIEIFGILREYEVGDPGQRTLLDPNALRKEENAEDEEGPLEDMDEDDGTEEEDEGDEENPSSQQQEECVSAVQPQIKSEQRSNESKKEDDIKAMEKVTNTDTKTSESPVQDLAVPQEKPKQASKFDRLPLKVVKKKDPFVVDCSGKLGRLQEFDSGLVHWSIGGGDTTEHIQTHFESKPYLLQSHKWKQPTQASGKKKLSEKRENDEPVVPSSSLERRKDEDQRPPQQSPAGKPTDSVSEAGEEKPSNDPETVAEPVTQKEKDKEEGPDGTNGESSKKALTDISSSSQIQRKVTVLEDEPHSKDEAPLVTLSDWQDSLARRCICVSNIVRSLSFVPGNDLEMSKHPGLLLLLGRLVLLHHWHPERKQAPLTYEKEEEVDEDTGHNKEEWWWDCLELLRENCLVTLANISGQLDFSIYSESICLPLLDGLLHWAVCPSAEAQDPFPTLGLNGALSPQRLVLETLSKLSIQDNNVDLILATPPFSRLEKLFGNLVRLVGDRKVPVCREMAVVLLANLAQGDSMAARAIAVQKGSVGNLLGFLEDSLAATQFQQSQGSLLHMQGTPFEPTSVDMMRRAARALHALAKVEENHSEFTLYESRLLDLSVSPLMNSLVSHVICDVLFLIGQS